The sequence TATTGACAGTGATTTTCCTTGGAAGTCATTCTGGAAACCAAAACCTCTGGCTCCTAAGATTCATAATTTTGTTTGAAGAGTTATTAAAAATGGTGTCCGAGTTGGTGCAAAATTTGGAAGTCATATTGAAGGAGTTATAACTGATTGCCCTCTCTGTCATTGTGCCATGGAGACCAACGACCACCTCTTCGTTCAGTGTCAGGTAACACAAGCAATTTTGTTCGCTTGCCCGCTAAATTTTAGTGTTAATTTCATTCCCGAAACCTCCACATTAGCTTGCTGTAAGTTTTGGCTTTCAAAACAAGACTCTGGAGATAGCTTCTGTATGTGGTGGGCAATTTGGAAGGCACGAAACAATCTGGTGTTCGAAAAAAATTCCCTTGGATATTTCGGCAATTGTGAATGACAGAATGCCATGGTACAACGTGTATATGGAGCCTGATGTGGAGGATGTTTCTATCGCTCCTGAAGTGGTGAGATCTACTCAGCCTTTGAACCAATGGCTACCACCCGCGGCAAATTTCATCAAAATAAATGTCGACGCTGCAGTCGATAATAATAAGTCTTATGCGGCGGCAATTGCAAGAGATGATAAGGGGGCTGTTCTTGGTGCAGCTGCTGCTATTGTAAATACAACTGACCCTCTGGTTGCTGAAGTTAAAAGTTTTCTACTTGCATTTGTAGTAGCCCAGAAAATCAACGGATACAATATAATTGTGGAGGGAGATTGCCAACAGGTGGTGTATATTCTTCTTAAGAAAATCAACGTTACTCCTTGGAGGATTCAGCATTACATCGATGAAATATGCATGGAGGCCAGAAAAATGAACTCGGTTGGGTTCAACTTCGTTCCGAAGAGAGCCAATTCCTTGGCTCATGCTCTCGCAGCTTATGCTACGCGTCATGATGTCCAAATTTGGTGGACAGCTTCTCAAGTCCCGTCTTCTATCTTGGATCTGGCTAATTCTTCTTTCTAGCTGATCCTGTTGTGTTTGTCTCTTTAGTTCTTGTCTTGCTCATGCaatcgtcaaaaaaaaaaaaaaaaaaaaaaaaaaaaacttttaaactAATCTAGTAAACTAATGACAATTACCAAGATAAGTTAATACACAGGTACTAATTAAAACAAGGATAGAACACTTCTGAACCTCTGTTGATAAACACGTATGCCGAACATGGACGGTCCACTCTCTCCAAATCTAACTCAAAGAAATCGAAAGCACCAACTCCTGCCGCTCCTTCTGGTATGAAGGTTTCTAGAGAAAGAAAGTTTTCCTCATGACAGTGCAGCTGATAatccatttttgagcaataaatatcatcatcatcactggaaTTAAAGATGTGCCGCGGTTCTTTCATTTTAGCTTCAAAGATGGCATTCTCTTTACAATCGGTAGGCATTACAAGCTGAAGTTTACCAGAGcgtaagttgtaaacttgaagaGATCCCCCATTGAACCAGTAAAGTAACATCTGATCCGAGAAACTGAAGATGCGAGTAGGAGGTGTAGTAGTAGTCCCGCTGAGGCAAAAACAGCAGGGATCTGGTGCCAGCTTCCTTAACCATGTGGGACTAGAATTTACACGAACATCAAAACTCTCTTCCTTCACCCACACTTGCTTGACATTATCCATCAACGCGTACAAATGAACtttacaacaacagcagcaactacTACTACCACTATTACCCTGATGATCATCACGGCAACGATGAGGATAATCACTTCCATTCCCTGATTTTTTTCGACACGTGCAATACAAGGTGATCCCTTGAACCCCAGAAGATGAGGGTAATCAACAAATAAGTGCTTCTGTTGCTCGTCAGTTGTACTTTTAGCCGGTAATTGAATGAGCTGAAACTTCTCATCATGGAGATTGAACGACAGTAACATCTCCATCTCATTATTATTAACAGCATTACCACCATCATGTTGGATATGGTTAGATCCTGCTCCCCCCAAAGTTGCTATCATCTTCCAGACCAAGCATCCACCGCTGCCACTAGTAGTACATAAGATGGCTGATTTGTCACTACCCGTGGGCGCTCTTATCTTTGTAATAGGACGACCGCCATGAGCTGATAAAGAGGTGGTTGAGGCGGTGATATTTCTCCATGATTTAGTTCCCAATGTAAATACCACAACGTTAAGCTCCTTTTGAGTAGTACCAAAAATACTCACCAGCTTGTACTTGTTTGCTGAGGGATCGAACCCAAATCCGTGACAGATGATGTAGGCGTCCGAGATGCATTTCCCAACTATGGCTGGATAAAAGATATAGATAAAATCTTGCCTGTTTGGGTCCAAAATTATATAGCCAGTTGAGTAATTACCCACTTGTGCCATGCAAGGTAGACCGCGGCAGTAACCAACCAGTTCCCAAATATCACGATTAGCAAGACTACCCCGAAACTTGTCAAActtcagagaattttcatgagagtGCATTCCAGTAGTAAATTTGAAGAAGTGACATGCATACCTAGGCTCGCCTGTGTTTTTAACAACCCCAGCCATAACATTTAAAAGGCTAAGGATAACTCGGGGCTGTTTCTGTGACTCAAGGAAATGAGAATAAGTTAAGCGTTTAGGATCATTATGAATGGAGTCATACCAGAGTTTGGATACCAGAACAGACGTTAGCAGTGTCGGGACTGGAAGCTTGGTTAATATTTCTTCCACAATCAAATCATGAGGAAGGCACTTCTTTCTCCTATATGGTCTTTTCTTCTTGATCTCCATCACGGTTGGAGTATTTGTACCATCAACAATACAATCTTCTGTTCTACGTGGTCTTTTCTTCTTGATCTCCATCACGGTTGGCGTATCTGTTATATCACCAGTCTTTTCTTTTACAaggtcttttcttcttctctgccaCTGTAGAAGtatttaatggcaactgcaagatgaaacttagcttatataaagacaactctctttattgatgtttagaaaatctctcaaaactaaacacaagctttaATCTTGCtattatgatcaaccacaactttggtgatcatatatatatagaactatgaattccttttcctagtcttattatcttattacatgtctttccttttcttagaactagatgacttctaattcccttatgattacatcaatttcctaatcttgtcctttACTACATGTATTTCCTATTCTTAGAACTAGTTGGAACCTAATTCCCTTTAGGAATACATGCTAGGCTTTCCTTATTCTAACCAAACATGTTAGAGACTATCTTAGCCtcaatgttgaagttaatccaacaataTTTGTATCAGCGCAATCTTTTCTTTTCTCCGTCGCTGTTCGAGTAATTGTACCACCAATAATACAATCTTTTCTTCTATACGGtcttttcttctttatctccATGATGGTTGGTGTATCTATTGTATCACCACAATCTTTTCTTTTACAaggtcttttcttcttctccatcactgTAGAAGTATTTGTATCACCGCAATCTTTTCTTTTTGTCATCGCTGTTGACGTATTTGTTGTATCACCACCACAGTCTTTTCTTGTATAGGCTCTTTTCTGCTTTGGCTCGCTGCCACAGCCAATTTGCGGGGGTTGTATGATGCTCATCGCCATcataacttaaaaaataaatagttATTGATCGGAGCTAGTTGATTCCTACAGTATAAGAATATAACGATTATTCTATTCTTATTTGATCtgacgatatatatatatatataatgcaaAACAAATTGATATGCAAAGAAAATAGCAGCAGCTCAACGGAACCTTAGTAAAAGCTCGTAAAGGGAAAGAACTGAAAATTGGAATAGGGGATTACCTGGAAACCAGCTCAAGTAAGGAAATTGAATTTGTACCAAAATTCCTGTATTCTTTTCTGAGAGACCCTAATTACCTAATTAAAAAAAGAGGAGGAATCAGTAGTACCTTTTAAGATGCCACTTCAAAACTGAAACGAAAAACAGAAGCATCTCAACATGGAAAAGAaaacttagaagaagaagaaaaattgaaattggttgtACCTGCGGGGAGTTGGAGATCAATAACATATTGTGGGCTGCAAGagagtaaatttccaccaaaattACTTTCTCAGTAAACCCTAAATCTAAAACAAATTGGAATTGGAATTGGAATACGAGATTACCTGGGAGAGTTCGCCAgctgaagaaataaagaaaacttcCATCACCAATAATTACTCTGAGACGAACCCTAAATCTAAAGGAGGGGGAGAAGGAGCCGCAGAATCATTTTCATTTCCGGTGAAACAAATTTGGGTATAATAATAACTGAAACAATTTACTTACTAGGTTGAGCACCTGCACGACTGCACAGTGTATATAGACCTCAAAACCGTCAGATCTGTGATTTCATGATAGATGCGAAATCTGACAGCTCACAGATGCATCCCCATTGTGTGGTTATAGATTCCTGCGACATGGTAGCACAACTTCTTCTTGGGAGCAAATTGGGTAGGTATCATAGGTGCATCAATTCCATCTCCTTTGGATTTAATTTCATCTAAAAAAGACTcatttctctctcttttctctcccaaaactaATGTGGAAAAAAACTACCAATCTCATTGTTTAATCTCCTTGATTTTTTCgcatttgatttgattcttcaaatcGTAAATCAAGGTTATTTCTCTTAGTTTTATGTAAATAGCCAATAAAAACAAttgttgttccaacaatttttagGGATTGTCTCTCTGTTTTTATAGATATGATGGTGTCTCAATACCATTCAGATTTCCATAATGGCTTTTGCTGGTGGTGTTGCTGCATCGTTATCAAGTACGTTATGAATGACGATAATCTACTTCGGAAATTATTATCGGTGTTGATTGTGATGATGTCGATTTGAGCTTATTACTTCTTCTCTATGGAAGCATATAATATATATGATGTTGATGATCAAGAATATGAAGATCAAGATTCTGAAGATCGAAAATCAAAATGGTTTCATAACTATTAGAAATATATCAATTTTGTCGATGGATTGGAGAACAATACAATGCTGGGTTTTATTGTTAAGCTTTGAAATTTGTAATGTTTGTACTAGTTGTATCTTTCCATTTGTTTCTGATGTAATTGATCATGTAACCAGAATTTCATATCAATGAAATTATAAGGCAGTGcctttttccttaaaaaaaaaaaaaccgctgCTCTAGCGGCAATCGTGAAAGCACAGAAGGTGCAGGAGAAACATAGGAGAAAACTAGAACGACGTAATCGAAGGCtagggaagagaaatagaaggctAAGACATCTGACAAAAAAACAGGGTGAAATCCACTGGCCCGAAGGAGATCCCCGAGGAAGAAAACCTTCTGGAGAACTTACAGGACGATGAACATACCGACATACCTGATACCTCGAACGAGGCGACTGAGGATAGATTTTGCAAGAGGAAGTAAGGCGAATTGAGATCACAAGGATGGTCATTCGGAAGGAGAATGGGTAAACCTTGTTTTATAACTACCCTTTGCGTAGAACTCTTTAAAATCTTTTagacgagataaaatttgtaaaattccaagacaccgatttttagatatgttttaTATTTTAGTTCGATTGTCCATTATACCCCGGCAAAAATATGATACATTAGGAATTATATGAAAAGGCATCACCAAGAAAAAAAacttcaccaaatccaatcctttTGTCAAATTGCACATTTGTGTTAtggttcattttacaaaaaagtgaccGCCATTTTATGCTTCACCAACTCGCGGATGGTATCGTTGTACTACAATGATAAAATTATTGGGCGGTGATACATTATATATTATTGTGCTGACGAATTttgaatattttatttattgtaGCCATGGTAAACCGTGTCACAAAACATCCATATCCCAGCTACAGAATGGGTTATTACCTGACGGGCGAATCATTATTTTGTTGCGATATTTGAATCGAAACCCTTCCTCATAGTAAAAAATTTAAGAGACGTGATTGCTCGTACCTACATCCCTTTTGTACtgattgtataacaaaatatataaaGGTGAAAGCTTACGAAGACAATGCATCAACGATTAAGTGTCCCAATATCGATTGTTCCGTCAATCTAGGCTTGCTTTCATGTCGCTCTATCCTGCCTCCAAAACTGTTTGTCAGATGGTGCGACTTGCTCCGCGATCAGAGATTCTAGCAAACTTTGCTGATAAACAAGCTTACTTCCCGAACTGCTATGAGTTGGTTTTGAATGAGTGCGGCGGTGTAACTGGAGAAACAAAGTGGTCGAATTGTAAGATATCATTTTGTTTCCAGTACATGGTTCCATGGTGGGAATTTCtgttggtaggatggtcaaggactagattaggaaatctagttggttaaggaatCCAATTACTAGTGTTCTAAGTATAACAACTTAAGAGGTTTGCCtcttagagctaagttaggaaaccctatacttgtaggaaagtaatccttgttaaggaatgtgtccagtcctattgatgtgtataaatagccatatAGAGAACTAGGGAAAACACACCATAACtagtaagagttctcttcttaTCTACTtgagctttgtatattccaacctatacggtgatatataaaattgttactccttcccgaggattcaacctcgttaactACTTGTTCtttttgtgtgtgtgattgtgttcttggcaaTACCGAGGTACCGTTGTAGCAGTGAAACCTAATGCTTCTGTAGGCTTTGGCGTaacaattggtgtcagagcaaggAGACGCTATTGGATACGGGTCCTCAGATTGTAGTTGAAGTGAAAGTATTTTGTAGTTGCATAAAATCTGACTACTACATCCAACAAGATTTAAAGACTTGAAAACTACTAACAAGCTAGATTCATTCACAAATAAGAAATAAATAGCAAGAAAGTAAAGATTGACAGAAGGATTTTATAGTGGTTCGGCCATTAAAGACCTACATCCACTTTGTTTTCACTATTATGGGTGGTGATACACAAAGATCCATGAATGGAAGTCCTCATGGGACTTGAAACTTCATCCATGGAAGAACAGGAGAAGTTAGGCTCTAGCTCGCCGAGAGAGAAGGGAAAACCGGAGAGAAGAAGGAACCCCCTCTAACCTATATCTCGCTTCTTTATATAGGAGATATGGTGTACATTTAATTACATTTATTCCCTTAGGGATGACTAGGTTATGACTAGATAAGATAAGGATTATAAAAGGTTGTATTATTGTGTAGTTGCTTGTAGTATTATATGGTGCTCCCGTCTAGATCTTGCGCCACGTGTCGAGTTGATATTTTACCCTCACATATTTTTCTGAAGATTGCTTGAGGTAATACTAATCTCAAAGGTTCtgtttttatctatatttggttgtttgtgaaTAATGGTTGACGGGGACGAAACAGTTGATCCAAAAAATCCTTTAGGAAATCATTCGGAGTccacaaataaagataaagaaacaaaagaagaaatacttcattcacatagatcacaACTTAAGGTAGAAAAGTTTGcaggaaccaataactttggtttatggagaacggacgtaatggatgctcttgttcatcttgacctagaagaagctctagaagatCGGCCAGCTGAGATGTCCGATAAGCAGTGAAACAAGATCAATAAATTATGTCCTGGTTCGTTACGAGGGTGTTTAGCAACTgcagtaagagttaattatcagcacgagacttcagctaaAAATCTCCGGGAAAAGCTAGAGAATGAATACCTAGTGAAGAACGTGGCTAATATgatacatcttaaaaggaatttgtatcgctataacatgaagaaagGTGCAACACTGACAGAGCACCTCATTATAGCATGACGCCACCGGTGAcactaacacatttattagagcatttaacatGCTTACAtaaaaattactggggtacctttttaaagctaaattagggtttcgatacaccaaaccctaattcctgcACCACtatgccagcagcatgccagacatgccagccgcaccaccgttccagcagcatgccaatcatgccatccacaccaccgtgccagtgatggtttatcaaatagtgattgtagtagtagtggtaaaaaggggtcttttcagacttgtgaagaaaacaattttttttagatttaaattaaacacacaaataaataaaatagttcaaacctttagagaaaaacaccaagacttggattccaccattgacccattatttgataaattctaataattaatattcatgcaatttttcttttagagtgattctaatattatgccttttgtagatttttgaagtaataaatgtaaacaccaagcatgaaacatcaagagtcttaaactaagcatgctccatcaaatgaatcacaattattcaataaaatcaatttttcaattaaattccatgcaaataatcatgtaataatattgcaaataaataataaagttagaattataccataaataaggaccaatggattcctccgtcgccttggctaatgggtttagctcctcatcccaaaaacacactcacaagataaattcatggctaaaataggtgtttttattgatgattatatgatgaaataggaattagcaacgctgtaaaagtgttacagtgtcactgttacaaatggtgtaagtgctgagaagaaacgatagaactaaagtgCTGTAAAAGAAAACGACTGCCGTAAAGAACGATACAAGTcgtgtgctgtaaacagcgacacagcgtttctggttttaagactgatgaagaacgactgccttagcaggtctgttctttgttcttcttcctcctcgaacagcagcagcagcagcaacaataactctctgtaatcgcttctcctcggctctcctggactctaaactctctcctcagggtttctcccagaatctctaaaaatatatttgaaacttcacagagaacacgtattctgtttggactttgatcgcttctctcagccattccagcccaagttgatcgataaaatcacttgcatacgatctgtttattcttaacaggcctagcccaattgatttcagggatttaatctccctcaaaactgcccagaaatccaacagagaattatcagacgtgaacttagttttcccgccaaattccattatttgaactttgaatgtggtgtccccttaaccagacctggtgtccctttagcag comes from Papaver somniferum cultivar HN1 chromosome 7, ASM357369v1, whole genome shotgun sequence and encodes:
- the LOC113300236 gene encoding putative F-box protein At2g02030: MEIKKKRPRRTEDCIVDGTNTPTVMEIKKKRPYRRKKCLPHDLIVEEILTKLPVPTLLTSVLVSKLWYDSIHNDPKRLTYSHFLESQKQPRVILSLLNVMAGVVKNTGEPRYACHFFKFTTGMHSHENSLKFDKFRGSLANRDIWELVGYCRGLPCMAQVGNYSTGYIILDPNRQDFIYIFYPAIVGKCISDAYIICHGFGFDPSANKYKLVSIFGTTQKELNVVVFTLGTKSWRNITASTTSLSAHGGRPITKIRAPTGSDKSAILCTTSGSGGCLVWKMIATLGGAGSNHIQHDGGNAVNNNEMEMLLSFNLHDEKFQLIQLPAKSTTDEQQKHLFVDYPHLLGFKGSPCIARVEKNQGMEVIILIVAVMIIRVIVVVVVAAVVVKFICTR